The genomic segment CTCACTAATGCGATTTTAGATCCTAAAAGTCTCAACAATGCTCAGTTAGTGGGTGTGGTCGGGCTTCCTGCCAATAGTGGCAGTGCTGAGGACTTTTACCGTTTAGGGGTGACGGAAGCCAAGTCAGGTCATTATGTCAATGCCATTGATTTTTATAATCAAGCCTTAAGACTCGATCCCAATTTAGCGGCAGCCTATTTTGGTCGAAGTATGGCACGGGCAGATTTAGGAGATTTAGTCGGGGCAATTGGAGATGCAAAACAAGCTCAACAATTGTATAAAACCTTAAATTCTCCAGAGGGAGAACAAATTTCACTCCAGTTAGTAGAAACCTTGGAATACCGACAAAATCCTGACACGAATAAACCCAGGGGTGGATTTTTGGGGATGTTAGAAACAGCCGCACCGATGTTATTAA from the Planktothrix tepida PCC 9214 genome contains:
- a CDS encoding pentapeptide repeat-containing protein; protein product: MKQRMIAGVALLVVLSPLTPAKAENLEETQKLLATKQCQNCDLSGAGLVLANLVGANLNGANLVGANLSRSNLTGADLRGANLTGASLFGANLTGANLTGAILNGTDLRSSYLTNAILDPKSLNNAQLVGVVGLPANSGSAEDFYRLGVTEAKSGHYVNAIDFYNQALRLDPNLAAAYFGRSMARADLGDLVGAIGDAKQAQQLYKTLNSPEGEQISLQLVETLEYRQNPDTNKPRGGFLGMLETAAPMLLRLLF